Proteins from a genomic interval of Vanacampus margaritifer isolate UIUO_Vmar chromosome 4, RoL_Vmar_1.0, whole genome shotgun sequence:
- the LOC144050293 gene encoding high choriolytic enzyme 1-like — MVNMDNDDGILNNAVPCTRAGCKWPKTGRKVKIPYEISNVFTRKQKRTIKKALREFKKGKHTTCIRFVKKTEKDTNFISFISDTGCWSYLGRQVHGQKISLQQNGCVFKGIVQHEVLHALGFHHEHVRSDRDANVIINFQNIQPGEEKNFRISNTNNLGTPYDFDSVMHYGKYDFSKNGQPTIVARDRCVTSFGTATEMSAIDYARVNKLYECCPIEVTSDTCVTRQQIERLSISF; from the exons ATGGTTAACATGGACAATGATGATGGTATTTTGAACAATGCTGTCCCCTGCACCAGGGCGGGATGTAAATGGCCTAAAACCGGAAGgaaagtcaaaatcccctatgaAATCTCCAATGTGTTCA ccAGAAAACAGAagagaacaataaaaaaagccCTGAGAGAGTTCAAAAAAGGAAAGCATACAACCTGCATTCGCTTTGTCAAGAAGACTGAAAAGGATACAAACTTTATATCCTTCATATCTGACACTGG GTGTTGGTCCTACCTTGGTCGACAAGTACATGGACAGAAAATCTCCTTGCAGCAAAACGGTTGTGTGTTCAAAGGCATTGTGCAGCACGAGGTTCTCCATGCACTTGGATTCCATCATGAGCACGTCCGATCCGACAGAGACGCCAACGTCATCATTAATTTTCAGAACATTCAACCAG GTGAGGAAAAAAACTTTCGgatttcaaacacaaacaacttGGGTACACCCTATGATTTTGACTCAGTGATGCATTACGGCAA ATATGACTTTAGCAAAAATGGCCAACCAACCATCGTTGCCAGAGATCGTTGTGTCACAAGTTTTGGCACTGCGACAGAGATGAGTGCCATTGATTATGCACGTGTCAACAAACTTTACGAGTGCT GTCCCATTGAGGTCACCAGTGATACGTGCGTCACACGACAGCAAATTGAAAGACTCAGCATATCATTTTAA